From Magnolia sinica isolate HGM2019 chromosome 13, MsV1, whole genome shotgun sequence, one genomic window encodes:
- the LOC131222985 gene encoding uncharacterized protein LOC131222985 isoform X3, with the protein MIWFACLGREDFYIPNTMLVYYFSPFYSVGSVAFMGEFYISEQVSTIHSTVCRDVVRNLRLLPEYFAFGPVVDDFFIRLVTLSSYLSRRFIRFVEDVVSRDVDRCWQDPEVSFYEKCERYFCSSDESKIGDCSTSSNPSGGSTNLPMCDKRATCLKGNPSVNTTFNIVETTYGFCDGRSIFRGFISRARRTLHGSSDDIGWLQRTPGVPPVEDGTTRFMELLHHIRNGEHALPNSLVYLLIPGLFSNHSPLYFVSTKRFFSKMGLACHIAKIHSEASVERNAWELKQYIEELYWGSGKRVLLLGHSKGGVDAAAALSIYWSDLKDKVAGLALVQSPYGGTPIASDILREGQIADKEARRIMELLICKLIKGDMRALEDLTYEKRKEFVTKHKLPEQVPLVSFHTEASIAPGVLATMSHIAHAELPWLPFPSFGQEELESSPAGRKVPVIIPVAAAMAVCALHLRLRYSEKSDGLVTCRDAEVPGSVVVRPDRKLDHAWMVYSSWKKDADEPDASEMCEALLTLLVEIGKMKQEHARG; encoded by the exons ATGATCTGGTTCGCTTGTTTGGGCAGAGAAGATTTCTACATTCCCAATACCATGCTTGTTTAttatttttctcctttttattcCGTTG GATCAGTAGCATTTATGGGAGAATTCTATATTTCTGAACAAGTTTCTACCATCCATTCAACA GTTTGCAGGGATGTTGTGAGGAACTTGAGGCTTCTTCCCGAATATTTTGCATTTGGACCCGTAGTTGATGATTTTTTCATACGTCTTGTGACCTTAAGTTCATATTTAAGTCGTCGATTCATTCGCTTTGTTG AGGATGTTGTGTCTAGAGATGTCGACAGATGCTGGCAAGATCCAGAAGTTTCATTTTATGAAAAGTGTGAGAGATACTTCTGTAGCAGTGATGAATCCAAAATCGGAGATTGCTCAACCTCTTCCAATCCTTCTGGTGGCAGCACAAATCTTCCAATGTGTGACAAAAGAGCAACATGTCTCAAGGGAAATCCATCTGTAAATACAACTTTCAATATTGTTGAAACAACATATGGTTTTTGCGATGGTCGCTCCATTTTTCGAGG CTTTATATCCCGGGCACGTAGGACACTGCACGGCTCTTCTGATGATATTGGGTGGTTGCAGCGAACTCCAGGAGTACCCCCTGTGGAGGACGGGACAACTAGATTTATGGAGCTTCTTCATCACATAAG AAATGGTGAACATGCTCTGCCTAACTCTTTAGTATACTTATTAATTCCTG GTCTTTTTAGCAATCACAGCCCCTTGTATTTCGTGAGCACCAAAAGGTTTTTCTCAAAGATGGGGCTTGCTTGTCATATTGCAAAGATCCATAGCGAG GCATCAGTGgagcgaaatgcatgggaattgaAGCAGTACATTGAGGAGCTATATTGGGGTTCTGGCAAGCGTGTGTTGCTGCTAGGCCACAGCAAAGGCGGGGTCGATGCTGCTGCAGCATTGTCGATTTACTGGTCTGATTTGAAGGACAAGGTCGCGGGATTAGCATTAGTGCAGAGTCCATATGGTGGCACCCCAATTGCTTCTGATATCCTGCGTGAAGGCCAGATTGCTGACAAGGAAGCACGGAGAATTATGGAGCTCCTGATTTGCAAACTGATTAAG GGTGACATGcgagctctagaagatctcacgTACGAGAAGCGCAAGGAGTTTGTCACCAAGCACAAGCTCCCTGAACAAGTACCACTGGTCTCATTCCACACGGAAGCAAGCATTGCACCAGGGGTTCTCGCGACGATGTCCCACATTGCGCATGCAGAGCTACCCTGGCTCCCCTTCCCTAGTTTTGGCCAGGAGGAGCTAGAATCCAGTCCAGCAGGCCGGAAGGTTCCTGTGATCATCCCCGTGGCCGCTGCCATGGCTGTCTGTGCATTGCATCTACGGCTCCGATACAGCGAGAAGAGCGACGGGCTAGTCACCTGTCGGGATGCAGAAGTCCCAGGCTCAGTCGTGGTGCGGCCTGACAGGAAGCTTGACCATGCCTGGATGGTCTACTCCTCATGGAAGAAGGATGCTGATGAGCCTGATGCTTCTGAGATGTGTGAGGCGCTTTTGACTTTGCTTGTGGAGATTGGAAAGATGAAGCAAGAACATGCTAGGGGTTGA
- the LOC131222985 gene encoding uncharacterized protein LOC131222985 isoform X1, with protein sequence MIWFACLGREDFYIPNTMLVYYFSPFYSVGSVAFMGEFYISEQVSTIHSTVCRDVVRNLRLLPEYFAFGPVVDDFFIRLVTLSSYLSRRFIRFVEDVVSRDVDRCWQDPEVSFYEKCERYFCSSDESKIGDCSTSSNPSGGSTNLPMCDKRATCLKGNPSVNTTFNIVETTYGFCDGRSIFRGLMLPLFGFRLAWKMAFACFRFSFIRVRHIQMRVQSFISRARRTLHGSSDDIGWLQRTPGVPPVEDGTTRFMELLHHIRNGEHALPNSLVYLLIPGLFSNHSPLYFVSTKRFFSKMGLACHIAKIHSEASVERNAWELKQYIEELYWGSGKRVLLLGHSKGGVDAAAALSIYWSDLKDKVAGLALVQSPYGGTPIASDILREGQIADKEARRIMELLICKLIKGDMRALEDLTYEKRKEFVTKHKLPEQVPLVSFHTEASIAPGVLATMSHIAHAELPWLPFPSFGQEELESSPAGRKVPVIIPVAAAMAVCALHLRLRYSEKSDGLVTCRDAEVPGSVVVRPDRKLDHAWMVYSSWKKDADEPDASEMCEALLTLLVEIGKMKQEHARG encoded by the exons ATGATCTGGTTCGCTTGTTTGGGCAGAGAAGATTTCTACATTCCCAATACCATGCTTGTTTAttatttttctcctttttattcCGTTG GATCAGTAGCATTTATGGGAGAATTCTATATTTCTGAACAAGTTTCTACCATCCATTCAACA GTTTGCAGGGATGTTGTGAGGAACTTGAGGCTTCTTCCCGAATATTTTGCATTTGGACCCGTAGTTGATGATTTTTTCATACGTCTTGTGACCTTAAGTTCATATTTAAGTCGTCGATTCATTCGCTTTGTTG AGGATGTTGTGTCTAGAGATGTCGACAGATGCTGGCAAGATCCAGAAGTTTCATTTTATGAAAAGTGTGAGAGATACTTCTGTAGCAGTGATGAATCCAAAATCGGAGATTGCTCAACCTCTTCCAATCCTTCTGGTGGCAGCACAAATCTTCCAATGTGTGACAAAAGAGCAACATGTCTCAAGGGAAATCCATCTGTAAATACAACTTTCAATATTGTTGAAACAACATATGGTTTTTGCGATGGTCGCTCCATTTTTCGAGG GTTGATGCTCCCATTATTTGGCTTCAGACTGGCATGGAAAATGGCATTTGCCTGTTTTAGATTTTCCTTCATTCGTGTGAGGCATATTCAAATGAGAGTACAGAG CTTTATATCCCGGGCACGTAGGACACTGCACGGCTCTTCTGATGATATTGGGTGGTTGCAGCGAACTCCAGGAGTACCCCCTGTGGAGGACGGGACAACTAGATTTATGGAGCTTCTTCATCACATAAG AAATGGTGAACATGCTCTGCCTAACTCTTTAGTATACTTATTAATTCCTG GTCTTTTTAGCAATCACAGCCCCTTGTATTTCGTGAGCACCAAAAGGTTTTTCTCAAAGATGGGGCTTGCTTGTCATATTGCAAAGATCCATAGCGAG GCATCAGTGgagcgaaatgcatgggaattgaAGCAGTACATTGAGGAGCTATATTGGGGTTCTGGCAAGCGTGTGTTGCTGCTAGGCCACAGCAAAGGCGGGGTCGATGCTGCTGCAGCATTGTCGATTTACTGGTCTGATTTGAAGGACAAGGTCGCGGGATTAGCATTAGTGCAGAGTCCATATGGTGGCACCCCAATTGCTTCTGATATCCTGCGTGAAGGCCAGATTGCTGACAAGGAAGCACGGAGAATTATGGAGCTCCTGATTTGCAAACTGATTAAG GGTGACATGcgagctctagaagatctcacgTACGAGAAGCGCAAGGAGTTTGTCACCAAGCACAAGCTCCCTGAACAAGTACCACTGGTCTCATTCCACACGGAAGCAAGCATTGCACCAGGGGTTCTCGCGACGATGTCCCACATTGCGCATGCAGAGCTACCCTGGCTCCCCTTCCCTAGTTTTGGCCAGGAGGAGCTAGAATCCAGTCCAGCAGGCCGGAAGGTTCCTGTGATCATCCCCGTGGCCGCTGCCATGGCTGTCTGTGCATTGCATCTACGGCTCCGATACAGCGAGAAGAGCGACGGGCTAGTCACCTGTCGGGATGCAGAAGTCCCAGGCTCAGTCGTGGTGCGGCCTGACAGGAAGCTTGACCATGCCTGGATGGTCTACTCCTCATGGAAGAAGGATGCTGATGAGCCTGATGCTTCTGAGATGTGTGAGGCGCTTTTGACTTTGCTTGTGGAGATTGGAAAGATGAAGCAAGAACATGCTAGGGGTTGA
- the LOC131222985 gene encoding uncharacterized protein LOC131222985 isoform X2: MGEFYISEQVSTIHSTVCRDVVRNLRLLPEYFAFGPVVDDFFIRLVTLSSYLSRRFIRFVEDVVSRDVDRCWQDPEVSFYEKCERYFCSSDESKIGDCSTSSNPSGGSTNLPMCDKRATCLKGNPSVNTTFNIVETTYGFCDGRSIFRGLMLPLFGFRLAWKMAFACFRFSFIRVRHIQMRVQSFISRARRTLHGSSDDIGWLQRTPGVPPVEDGTTRFMELLHHIRNGEHALPNSLVYLLIPGLFSNHSPLYFVSTKRFFSKMGLACHIAKIHSEASVERNAWELKQYIEELYWGSGKRVLLLGHSKGGVDAAAALSIYWSDLKDKVAGLALVQSPYGGTPIASDILREGQIADKEARRIMELLICKLIKGDMRALEDLTYEKRKEFVTKHKLPEQVPLVSFHTEASIAPGVLATMSHIAHAELPWLPFPSFGQEELESSPAGRKVPVIIPVAAAMAVCALHLRLRYSEKSDGLVTCRDAEVPGSVVVRPDRKLDHAWMVYSSWKKDADEPDASEMCEALLTLLVEIGKMKQEHARG, translated from the exons ATGGGAGAATTCTATATTTCTGAACAAGTTTCTACCATCCATTCAACA GTTTGCAGGGATGTTGTGAGGAACTTGAGGCTTCTTCCCGAATATTTTGCATTTGGACCCGTAGTTGATGATTTTTTCATACGTCTTGTGACCTTAAGTTCATATTTAAGTCGTCGATTCATTCGCTTTGTTG AGGATGTTGTGTCTAGAGATGTCGACAGATGCTGGCAAGATCCAGAAGTTTCATTTTATGAAAAGTGTGAGAGATACTTCTGTAGCAGTGATGAATCCAAAATCGGAGATTGCTCAACCTCTTCCAATCCTTCTGGTGGCAGCACAAATCTTCCAATGTGTGACAAAAGAGCAACATGTCTCAAGGGAAATCCATCTGTAAATACAACTTTCAATATTGTTGAAACAACATATGGTTTTTGCGATGGTCGCTCCATTTTTCGAGG GTTGATGCTCCCATTATTTGGCTTCAGACTGGCATGGAAAATGGCATTTGCCTGTTTTAGATTTTCCTTCATTCGTGTGAGGCATATTCAAATGAGAGTACAGAG CTTTATATCCCGGGCACGTAGGACACTGCACGGCTCTTCTGATGATATTGGGTGGTTGCAGCGAACTCCAGGAGTACCCCCTGTGGAGGACGGGACAACTAGATTTATGGAGCTTCTTCATCACATAAG AAATGGTGAACATGCTCTGCCTAACTCTTTAGTATACTTATTAATTCCTG GTCTTTTTAGCAATCACAGCCCCTTGTATTTCGTGAGCACCAAAAGGTTTTTCTCAAAGATGGGGCTTGCTTGTCATATTGCAAAGATCCATAGCGAG GCATCAGTGgagcgaaatgcatgggaattgaAGCAGTACATTGAGGAGCTATATTGGGGTTCTGGCAAGCGTGTGTTGCTGCTAGGCCACAGCAAAGGCGGGGTCGATGCTGCTGCAGCATTGTCGATTTACTGGTCTGATTTGAAGGACAAGGTCGCGGGATTAGCATTAGTGCAGAGTCCATATGGTGGCACCCCAATTGCTTCTGATATCCTGCGTGAAGGCCAGATTGCTGACAAGGAAGCACGGAGAATTATGGAGCTCCTGATTTGCAAACTGATTAAG GGTGACATGcgagctctagaagatctcacgTACGAGAAGCGCAAGGAGTTTGTCACCAAGCACAAGCTCCCTGAACAAGTACCACTGGTCTCATTCCACACGGAAGCAAGCATTGCACCAGGGGTTCTCGCGACGATGTCCCACATTGCGCATGCAGAGCTACCCTGGCTCCCCTTCCCTAGTTTTGGCCAGGAGGAGCTAGAATCCAGTCCAGCAGGCCGGAAGGTTCCTGTGATCATCCCCGTGGCCGCTGCCATGGCTGTCTGTGCATTGCATCTACGGCTCCGATACAGCGAGAAGAGCGACGGGCTAGTCACCTGTCGGGATGCAGAAGTCCCAGGCTCAGTCGTGGTGCGGCCTGACAGGAAGCTTGACCATGCCTGGATGGTCTACTCCTCATGGAAGAAGGATGCTGATGAGCCTGATGCTTCTGAGATGTGTGAGGCGCTTTTGACTTTGCTTGTGGAGATTGGAAAGATGAAGCAAGAACATGCTAGGGGTTGA
- the LOC131222987 gene encoding probable glycosyltransferase At5g03795 isoform X1 has protein sequence MEYFTRCQMETRRMVIVMGIITSAILVFQFLALPYGNALSPLFPADKVPILLAKGSLGSEDSSPKYPRELPLSNDSVNPKESSAVGVVKWTGASDMGRGTEHVNETKENDGDPDSEFLLENDGDPDDDFLLDEDRNPDKEFSDEEVVDQGNGLTLEKVRDASNGSTLEKAGDEENGLSLEKDAKPGDGFALDNIRNLDDVPALENVSSSDNGLASPQVALSAVVSDKNGTVLGKSDANSFNSVAPAASNIPSMDKQATETLPKGKNSGLVQSGSPSFDEDSIIVSIPMRKNIKEVMPHIPIYLMNRILQRNRVSSRSMRPRWQSLHDQELLSAREQIQSAPIVRNDPELYAPVFRNVSMFKRSYELMERMLKVYVYKEGKKPIFHTPMLRGIYASEGWFMKLMQGNKRFVVKNPRKAHLFYLPFSSRFLQYELYVPGSHNRTNMVSHLKNYVENIAAKYPFWNRTGGADHFLAACHDWVCFFCFLGLISDGRKRAKKATLQKAPYETRRDLDHTIRALCNSDLNEGFKIGKDVSFPETFVRNQQNPLRDLGGKPASKRPTLAFFAGNMHGKVRPILLQYWENKDPDMKIFGPIPRGPKRKTTYIQYMKTSKYCICPRGYEVNSPRVVEAIFYECVPVIISDNFVPPFFEIFDWESFSVFVAEKDIPILKDILLSIPDKQYLTMQMRVKKVQQHFLWHSKPVKYDIFHMTLHSIWYNRVHQVKTR, from the exons ATGGAGTATTTTACTCGATGTCAAATGGAAACCAGGAGAATGGTTATTGTGATGGGGATAATAACATCTGCCATTTTAGTTTTTCAGTTTCTCGCTCTTCCATATGGAAATGCTTTGTCGCCTCTGTTTCCTGCTGATAAGGTTCCTATACTACTTGCAAAAGGTAGCCTGGGGAGTGAAGATTCTTCCCCTAAATATCCTCGTGAGCTCCCCCTTTCGAATGATTCAGTAAACCCTAAGGAGTCATCTGCTGTTGGAGTGGTAAAATGGACCGGAGCTTCTGATATGGGGAGAGGAACTGAGCACGTTAACGAAACAAAAGAAAATGATGGAGACCCAGATAGTGAATTTCTGTTGGAGAATGATGGTGACCCAGATGATGATTTTTTGCTGGATGAGGATAGAAACCCAGACAAAGAGTTTTCAGATGAGGAAGTTGTAGACCAGGGTAACGGTTTGACACTAGAGAAGGTTAGAGACGCAAGTAATGGTTCTACACTAGAAAAGGCTGGAGATGAAGAGAATGGGCTTTCACTAGAGAAGGATGCAAAACCAGGTGATGGTTTTGCATTAGATAACATTAGAAATTTAGATGATGTTCCAGCATTAGAGAATGTTAGTAGCTCTGATAATGGTCTTGCATCCCCTCAAGTTGCATTATCCGCTGTTGTTTCTGATAAAAATGGGACGGTGCTAGGAAAATCAGATGCAAATTCGTTCAATTCTGTTGCACCTGCTGCCTCTAACATACCGTCAATGGACAAACAGGCAACAGAAACGCTTCCGAAGGGTAAAAATTCAGGGCTAGTGCAAagtggttcaccttcttttgatGAGGATTCCATAATAGTTAGTATTCCCATGAGAAAGAACATAAAAGAGGTGATGCCACATATTCCAATATACCTGATGAACCGTATATTGCAACGGAATCGTGTTTCATCCCGTTCAATG AGACCGCGGTGGCAATCTTTACATGACCAGGAGCTTTTATCTGCAAGAGAACAAATTCAGAGTGCTCCTATTGTGAGGAATGACCCTGAACTATATGCTCCTGTTTTTCGGAATGTTTCCATGTTTAAAAG GAGCTATGAGTTGATGGAACGCATGCTCAAGGTCTATGTTTACAAGGAAGGAAAAAAACCCATATTCCATACTCCAATGCTCAGAGGAATTTATGCCTCTGAGGGATGGTTTATGAAGCTGATGCAGGGAAACAAACGGTTTGTTGTGAAGAACCCCAGAAAAGCCCACCTGTTTTACTTGCCTTTTAGTTCACGTTTTCTACAGTATGAGTTATATGTACCTGGATCACATAATCGGACAAATATGGTATCACACTTGAAGAATTATGTGGAAAATATAGCTGCGAAGTATCCTTTTTGGAACAGAACTGGTGGGGCAGATCATTTTCTTGCTGCTTGCCATGACTGGGTATGCTTCTTTTGCTTCTTAGGATTAATTTCCGATGGTAGAAAAAGAGCGAAAAAAGCGACATTGCAAAAG GCACCATATGAGACAAGGCGTGATCTGGACCATACGATCAGAGCACTCTGCAATTCTGATCTGAATGAAGGCTTCAAGATAGGCAAAGATGTATCTTTCCCAGAGACGTTTGTGCGTAATCAACAGAATCCGCTGAGGGATCTCGGAGGCAAACCAGCTTCCAAGAGGCCAACTCTCGCCTTCTTTGCTGGAAACATGCATGGGAAGGTCCGTCCCATCCTACTTCAGTACTGGGAGAACAAAGACCCCGACATGAAAATTTTTGGCCCGATTCCACGTGGGCCCAAGCGTAAAACGACATATATCCAGTACATGAAGACCAGCAAGTACTGCATCTGCCCAAGAGGCTACGAAGTCAACAGCCCGAGAGTGGTCGAGGCCATCTTCTATGAGTGTGTTCCGGTGATCATATCAGACAACTTCGTGcctccattctttgagatctttgATTGGGAATCATTTTCAGTCTTTGTGGCGGAGAAGGACATTCCGATATTGAAGGACATACTCCTATCGATCCCGGACAAGCAGTACCTGACCATGCAGATGAGGGTGAAGAAAGTGCAGCAGCATTTTCTATGGCACAGCAAGCCTGTGAAGTATGACATATTTCATATGACTCTTCACTCAATCTGGTATAACAGAGTGCATCAGGTAAAAACCAGATAA
- the LOC131222987 gene encoding probable glycosyltransferase At5g03795 isoform X2, whose product MEYFTRCQMETRRMVIVMGIITSAILVFQFLALPYGNALSPLFPADKVPILLAKGSLGSEDSSPKYPRELPLSNDSVNPKESSAVGVVKWTGASDMGRGTEHVNETKENDGDPDSEFLLENDGDPDDDFLLDEDRNPDKEFSDEEVVDQGNGLTLEKVRDASNGSTLEKAGDEENGLSLEKDAKPGDGFALDNIRNLDDVPALENVSSSDNGLASPQVALSAVVSDKNGTVLGKSDANSFNSVAPAASNIPSMDKQATETLPKGKNSGLVQSGSPSFDEDSIIVSIPMRKNIKEVMPHIPIYLMNRILQRNRVSSRSMRPRWQSLHDQELLSAREQIQSAPIVRNDPELYAPVFRNVSMFKRSYELMERMLKVYVYKEGKKPIFHTPMLRGIYASEGWFMKLMQGNKRFVVKNPRKAHLFYLPFSSRFLQYELYVPGSHNRTNMVSHLKNYVENIAAKYPFWNRTGGADHFLAACHDWAPYETRRDLDHTIRALCNSDLNEGFKIGKDVSFPETFVRNQQNPLRDLGGKPASKRPTLAFFAGNMHGKVRPILLQYWENKDPDMKIFGPIPRGPKRKTTYIQYMKTSKYCICPRGYEVNSPRVVEAIFYECVPVIISDNFVPPFFEIFDWESFSVFVAEKDIPILKDILLSIPDKQYLTMQMRVKKVQQHFLWHSKPVKYDIFHMTLHSIWYNRVHQVKTR is encoded by the exons ATGGAGTATTTTACTCGATGTCAAATGGAAACCAGGAGAATGGTTATTGTGATGGGGATAATAACATCTGCCATTTTAGTTTTTCAGTTTCTCGCTCTTCCATATGGAAATGCTTTGTCGCCTCTGTTTCCTGCTGATAAGGTTCCTATACTACTTGCAAAAGGTAGCCTGGGGAGTGAAGATTCTTCCCCTAAATATCCTCGTGAGCTCCCCCTTTCGAATGATTCAGTAAACCCTAAGGAGTCATCTGCTGTTGGAGTGGTAAAATGGACCGGAGCTTCTGATATGGGGAGAGGAACTGAGCACGTTAACGAAACAAAAGAAAATGATGGAGACCCAGATAGTGAATTTCTGTTGGAGAATGATGGTGACCCAGATGATGATTTTTTGCTGGATGAGGATAGAAACCCAGACAAAGAGTTTTCAGATGAGGAAGTTGTAGACCAGGGTAACGGTTTGACACTAGAGAAGGTTAGAGACGCAAGTAATGGTTCTACACTAGAAAAGGCTGGAGATGAAGAGAATGGGCTTTCACTAGAGAAGGATGCAAAACCAGGTGATGGTTTTGCATTAGATAACATTAGAAATTTAGATGATGTTCCAGCATTAGAGAATGTTAGTAGCTCTGATAATGGTCTTGCATCCCCTCAAGTTGCATTATCCGCTGTTGTTTCTGATAAAAATGGGACGGTGCTAGGAAAATCAGATGCAAATTCGTTCAATTCTGTTGCACCTGCTGCCTCTAACATACCGTCAATGGACAAACAGGCAACAGAAACGCTTCCGAAGGGTAAAAATTCAGGGCTAGTGCAAagtggttcaccttcttttgatGAGGATTCCATAATAGTTAGTATTCCCATGAGAAAGAACATAAAAGAGGTGATGCCACATATTCCAATATACCTGATGAACCGTATATTGCAACGGAATCGTGTTTCATCCCGTTCAATG AGACCGCGGTGGCAATCTTTACATGACCAGGAGCTTTTATCTGCAAGAGAACAAATTCAGAGTGCTCCTATTGTGAGGAATGACCCTGAACTATATGCTCCTGTTTTTCGGAATGTTTCCATGTTTAAAAG GAGCTATGAGTTGATGGAACGCATGCTCAAGGTCTATGTTTACAAGGAAGGAAAAAAACCCATATTCCATACTCCAATGCTCAGAGGAATTTATGCCTCTGAGGGATGGTTTATGAAGCTGATGCAGGGAAACAAACGGTTTGTTGTGAAGAACCCCAGAAAAGCCCACCTGTTTTACTTGCCTTTTAGTTCACGTTTTCTACAGTATGAGTTATATGTACCTGGATCACATAATCGGACAAATATGGTATCACACTTGAAGAATTATGTGGAAAATATAGCTGCGAAGTATCCTTTTTGGAACAGAACTGGTGGGGCAGATCATTTTCTTGCTGCTTGCCATGACTGG GCACCATATGAGACAAGGCGTGATCTGGACCATACGATCAGAGCACTCTGCAATTCTGATCTGAATGAAGGCTTCAAGATAGGCAAAGATGTATCTTTCCCAGAGACGTTTGTGCGTAATCAACAGAATCCGCTGAGGGATCTCGGAGGCAAACCAGCTTCCAAGAGGCCAACTCTCGCCTTCTTTGCTGGAAACATGCATGGGAAGGTCCGTCCCATCCTACTTCAGTACTGGGAGAACAAAGACCCCGACATGAAAATTTTTGGCCCGATTCCACGTGGGCCCAAGCGTAAAACGACATATATCCAGTACATGAAGACCAGCAAGTACTGCATCTGCCCAAGAGGCTACGAAGTCAACAGCCCGAGAGTGGTCGAGGCCATCTTCTATGAGTGTGTTCCGGTGATCATATCAGACAACTTCGTGcctccattctttgagatctttgATTGGGAATCATTTTCAGTCTTTGTGGCGGAGAAGGACATTCCGATATTGAAGGACATACTCCTATCGATCCCGGACAAGCAGTACCTGACCATGCAGATGAGGGTGAAGAAAGTGCAGCAGCATTTTCTATGGCACAGCAAGCCTGTGAAGTATGACATATTTCATATGACTCTTCACTCAATCTGGTATAACAGAGTGCATCAGGTAAAAACCAGATAA